One region of Polynucleobacter sp. SHI8 genomic DNA includes:
- the sdhA gene encoding succinate dehydrogenase flavoprotein subunit — protein sequence MAAIKSAIPRRRFDVVIVGAGGAGMRASLQLAEAGLNVAVLSKVFPTRSHTVAAQGGIGASLGNMSEDNWHYHFYDTIKGADWLGDQDAIEFMCREAPKVVYELEHFGMPFDRNPDGTIYQRPFGGHTANYGEKAVQRACAAADRTGHAMLHTLYQRNVRARTQFFVEWMALDLIRDADGDVLGVTAMEMETGDIHILEAKCTMFATGGAGRIWQASTNAFINTGDGMGMTARAGIPLEDMEFWQFHPTGVAGAGVLLTEGCRGEGGILRNKDGERFMERYAPTLKDLAPRDFVSRSMDQEIKEGRGCGPNGDYVVLDLTHIGAETIHKRLPSVYEIGINFANVDVTKEPIPVVPTIHYQMGGIPTNIHGQVVAPKNGNPNDIVNGFYAVGECSCVSVHGANRLGTNSLLDLLVFGRAAGNHVVSTALKQKEHKPLPADAADYALSRVAALDSSTSGEYTQDVANEIRNAMQKHCGVFRTQKIMDDGVVKMAELTEKAKHIHLKDKSKTFNTARVEALELANIVEAANSTMYSAAARQESRGAHAHDDCPDRDDENWMKHTLWYKENNRLDYKPVNLQPLTAESIPPKVRTF from the coding sequence TCTTTACAGTTGGCAGAAGCGGGACTTAATGTCGCCGTGTTGTCTAAAGTCTTCCCAACGCGTTCACATACAGTTGCTGCGCAAGGTGGTATTGGAGCATCTCTTGGCAACATGAGTGAAGATAATTGGCACTACCATTTTTACGACACGATTAAAGGTGCGGACTGGTTAGGTGATCAAGATGCTATTGAGTTCATGTGCCGTGAAGCTCCCAAGGTCGTATATGAGTTAGAGCATTTTGGTATGCCATTTGACCGCAATCCAGATGGTACTATTTATCAGCGTCCATTCGGTGGTCACACTGCAAATTACGGCGAGAAAGCTGTTCAAAGAGCATGTGCGGCGGCAGATCGAACTGGCCATGCCATGTTGCATACCCTATATCAAAGAAACGTCCGTGCGCGTACACAGTTTTTTGTAGAGTGGATGGCTTTGGATTTAATTCGTGATGCAGACGGAGACGTTCTTGGTGTTACCGCCATGGAAATGGAAACAGGTGACATCCACATCCTCGAAGCTAAATGTACGATGTTTGCAACCGGTGGTGCTGGCCGTATTTGGCAAGCTTCTACTAATGCTTTCATCAATACCGGTGACGGTATGGGTATGACTGCTCGTGCAGGAATTCCATTAGAAGATATGGAGTTTTGGCAATTTCACCCAACAGGGGTCGCCGGAGCTGGTGTCTTGTTAACTGAAGGTTGTCGTGGTGAGGGTGGTATTTTGCGCAACAAAGATGGGGAGCGTTTTATGGAACGTTACGCACCTACACTGAAGGATTTAGCGCCTCGTGACTTTGTTTCTCGCTCAATGGATCAAGAAATTAAAGAAGGTCGTGGCTGTGGACCGAATGGTGATTACGTTGTATTAGATTTAACGCATATTGGTGCTGAGACGATTCATAAACGCTTACCATCTGTTTATGAGATTGGTATTAACTTTGCCAACGTGGACGTGACAAAAGAGCCAATTCCTGTCGTTCCAACTATTCACTATCAAATGGGCGGTATTCCGACGAATATTCATGGTCAAGTGGTGGCACCGAAGAATGGTAATCCCAATGATATTGTCAATGGATTTTATGCAGTAGGTGAATGTTCTTGTGTTTCTGTTCATGGAGCAAATCGCCTTGGAACAAACTCATTACTTGACTTATTAGTCTTTGGTCGTGCTGCTGGTAATCATGTTGTTTCAACCGCTCTAAAGCAAAAAGAACATAAGCCGTTGCCTGCTGATGCAGCTGATTATGCGTTATCTCGAGTTGCTGCCTTGGATAGTTCTACCTCAGGTGAATATACCCAAGATGTAGCCAATGAAATACGTAATGCCATGCAAAAACATTGCGGCGTATTTAGAACGCAAAAAATCATGGATGACGGTGTCGTCAAAATGGCAGAGTTAACTGAAAAAGCCAAGCATATTCACTTAAAAGATAAATCTAAGACCTTTAACACGGCTCGTGTTGAAGCTTTAGAGTTAGCGAATATTGTGGAAGCTGCGAATTCAACAATGTACTCAGCAGCAGCTAGACAAGAAAGTCGTGGAGCCCATGCGCACGACGACTGTCCAGATCGCGATGATGAAAACTGGATGAAGCATACTCTTTGGTATAAAGAAAACAATCGTTTAGATTACAAACCAGTCAATCTACAGCCTTTAACTGCTGAATCTATTCCACCTAAAGTTCGTACTTTCTAA